In one window of Electrophorus electricus isolate fEleEle1 chromosome 15, fEleEle1.pri, whole genome shotgun sequence DNA:
- the c1qtnf5 gene encoding complement C1q tumor necrosis factor-related protein 5: MTPLQCGRLSLLLVVLLHYTNPLEDNKIHSLCTGSPGIPGSPGLHGSPGQPGRDGRDGRDAPPGERGERGDPGEPGQPGVRGLTGDRGDPGEKGERGSPGECAVAPKSAFSAKLSESRTMPLAAGEAVRFDKIVLNEQGDYNMETGRFTCRVPGVYYFAVHATVYRQSLQFDLMKNGHTVASYFQIFGNWSKPASLSGGTLLHLIPGDQVWVQMALGEYMGLYSSSKTDSTFTGFLVYSDWKNSSVFA; the protein is encoded by the exons ATGACACCTCTCCAGTGTGGgcgtctctccctcctcctcgtGGTGCTGCTGCACTACACAAACCCACTCGAGGATAATAAGATTCATAGTTTGTGTACAGGCAGCCCGGGTATACCAGGATCCCCAGGGTTGCACGGTAGCCCTGGCCAGCCGGGCCGAGACGGTCGAGATGGCAGAGACGCCCCTCCAGGAGAACGAGGGGAACGGGGAGATCCAGGGGAGCCAG GTCAGCCAGGTGTGCGTGGTCTGACGGGAGACAGGGGCGACCCTGGAGAGAAAGGTGAGAGAGGCTCACCGGGAGAGTGCGCCGTTGCTCCCAAATCGGCCTTCAGCGCCAAGCTGTCCGAGTCGCGCACCATGCCCCTGGCGGCAGGGGAGGCGGTACGCTTTGACAAAATTGTGCTGAATGAGCAGGGGGATTACAACATGGAGACCGGACGCTTCACCTGCAGGGTGCCAGGCGTGTACTACTTCGCCGTCCATGCCACGGTGTACCGGCAAAGCCTGCAGTTCGACCTGATGAAGAATGGCCACACTGTGGCCTCCTACTTCCAGATCTTTGGGAACTGGTCTAAGCCGGCCTCGCTCTCCGGAGGCACTCTGCTGCACCTGATTCCCGGTGACCAGGTATGGGTGCAGATGGCCCTGGGCGAGTACATGGGCTTGTACTCCAGCTCCAAGACAGACAGcaccttcactggcttcctggtGTATTCAGACTGGAAAAACTCCTCTGTTTTTGCCTAG
- the rnf26 gene encoding E3 ubiquitin-protein ligase RNF26 has product MGLLNLVFSSIGKCFDTIVLLLDLNFVVVNSLVRFLVAVISFVGSLPMLLTNSVLECVNLTLLCVLTLTDGVTVVTHNVIGGGMQMLGGVLESFKMVGYLSSHILLRMKELLHRGLLSGHHLLRQAWEGCGIVFSLLLYLINTVVNLLLIGTQNLYGVLVSIVEAVSSPLQKAVELTLAVFTFCYSTLVGTSLLLWTPCRLAMEFLSSLGHIFISVFLLNSYGLLLTLAIIISATVYLNPALSQQAAQGITDYVSTAPSLQRLRRTLERLCLLERSSWQRFTRPRSRMGLWTSFAGRGAVGTGNRDIQQPDAEEGAPQDDVAEEVGPPDDAARGADVGGDGSSDQHPAQLLQDQPLPSSSSHRPLRRAASEQSCKAPPADNLLTLLHEQEERKKCVICQDSTKTVVLLPCRHLCLCRDCTNILLRQPIYQHNCPLCRHMILQTMDVYL; this is encoded by the coding sequence ATGGGTTTGCTAAACCTTGTTTTTAGCTCCATTGGAAAATGCTTTGACACTATTGTCCTTCTTTTGGACTTAAATTTTGTGGTTGTTAATTCCCTAGTTCGCTTTTTGGTAGCAGTGATCTCTTTCGTTGGCAGTTTACCAATGCTGCTCACTAATTCGGTTTTGGAGTGTGTGAACCTTACTCTGTTGTGCGTCCTCACACTGACGGATGGGGTGACTGTCGTGACGCACAACGTGATCGGTGGTGGGATGCAGATGCTTGGTGGTGTACTTGAAAGCTTTAAGATGGTGGGTTACCTGTCCTCACACATACTGTTGCGCATGAAAGAGCTTCTGCACCGCGGACTGCTCTCAGGACACCACTTGCTGCGTCAGGCCTGGGAGGGATGTGGCATTGTGTTTAGTCTCCTGTTGTACCTCATCAACACAGTCGTCAACCTTCTGCTCATAGGCACACAGAACCTGTATGGTGTTTTGGTCAGCATAGTGGAGGCCGTGTCCAGCCCTTTACAGAAAGCTGTTGAGCTGACCCTGGCTGTCTTCACCTTCTGCTACAGTACCCTGGTGGGCACGTCACTTCTGCTCTGGACACCATGCAGACTAGCCATGGAGTTCCTGAGCTCACTCGGGCATATATTCATCAGTGTTTTCTTGCTCAATTCCTATGGGTTGCTGCTCACCCTGGCCATAATTATAAGTGCCACTGTTTATCTGAATCCTGCCCTATCTCAACAAGCAGCTCAGGGAATAACTGACTACGTCAGCACGGCTCCCAGCTTGCAACGTCTCCGGAGAACACTAGAGAGGCTCTGCCTGCTGGAGAGAAGCTCATGGCAGCGGTTTACTCGGCCCCGCAGTCGTATGGGCCTCTGGACTTCATTCGCAGGGAGGGGCGCTGTCGGGACAGGAAACAGGGACATTCAACAACCTGACGCTGAGGAAGGCGCTCCTCAGGATGACGTAGCTGAGGAAGTGGGTCCTCCAGATGACGCAGCTAGAGGAGCAGACGTGGGGGGTGATGGTTCCTCAGACCAGCACCCTGCCCAGCTTCTCCAGGACCAGCCCCTCCCTAGTTCCAGCTCTCACCGACCACTGCGGAGAGCGGCCTCGGAGCAGAGCTGCAAGGCTCCCCCTGCAGATAACCTGCTGACCCTCCTGCatgagcaggaggagaggaagaagtgTGTCATCTGCCAGGACAGCACGAAGACCGTGGTGCTTCTGCCCTGTCgccatttgtgtttgtgtagagaCTGTACCAATATCCTACTCCGCCAACCCATCTACCAGCACAACTGCCCTCTGTGCCGCCACATGATCCTCCAGACTATGGACGTGTACCTCTGA